ATTCTCtagtttttatttcctgttaCCCTGCCACTTTCTGGGGACTTTTGCAAGCGTAGAGATCATCCCCAAATAACAAAATTAGGAAATTGAAACTTCTCTATAAAGGTAGAAATGTTCCTTGCAGTTCTAGCACTACAGAGTCATTTCTACTAGAGtagtattttaatcattttaaattggGTCTAGAAAGGACTTCAGATAATGACAgcagttaccatttattgaatttctGCCATATGGTGGGACTGTGAAGCTTTGTATACATTATCTCTGATTTTCACAATAACCCTGCTAGATGGGTGGTGTTACTTTTTAGTCCAACTTCACTTAAGAGTGAGTAGGTAGTAAAAATGGGGGCTGTAGGGTTGGACACACCTAGCTTCAACCCCTTGCTCTTCCATTTACTAGTGGTGTCAGCTTGGACCAAAAagaacctttctgagcctcagtttctttactgaGCTGTTGCttaataagaattattattatggaattgcatttattgagctcttactatgtgccaggcaccgttctaagTGTTTTGTGTATActaagtcatttaatcctcatgactaCCCTGTTAGGcagataaagaaatggaggcacagaggttcactaacttgcctaaggccatacagctagtaagtagttGAGCTAGGATTTGAGTCTGGCTCAGAAGCCTCTTAATCAGAatactataaaattatatatgtaaagcactcagcacagaaCCCAGAcataatgctcaataaatggtaacaattactgatgagaaaataaatccagaaagGTAACAATGGAAGCCTTCAGCTAAGTAATGTCAGAACTAGTAAACCCAGGACACCTTGCTCCTTACTCCTCTGTACTGCAGGACTTTTTAAAGCTCTGAATTTTTGCTGGGAGGGTAATTGAAGGAAGTAGTCTGTAACTCAGGTTTTACACACAAATCAGTTTAGTTGGAAGAaaaaaggcagatttttttttgaggCACTTGCCAGGCTCACAAAGGAAAGACTGAAATTCAAGTGCAGAAATGTAAAACTAAATGTACTCCTTCAAGAAAACTTCACCCAAAAGACTGCACTGTGTGTCCAGTTAATGTTTTATGTAACAACAGTAAATCCATCAACTCTGCCATACTGGCATGTCTATTACCTGAGTTAGTTTCAGGCAGATGGGCTTGTGTTGCCTTTATATACAGAAAGATATTGTAAACTTAGTAATTACGTTTTGTACCTGACATCCAAGATTTAGTTATTATCTACAGGCTAAAACAAACATTAGTAAAAAGCCAATTCTGTTGCTATTTGAAAAACCAGTTTATTCTAGTGGAAATAATTGCTCACAGAATATTTATACATGCCGTTAAGGTGATCTTACAGCCAAACTCCTGAGTAAAGATCTTTATATCCTTTGAGGTTGATCTCAGTAAAAGGAAATCAGATTTTCCATGAGGAATTAATTAGTTTCAACAAGTCTCTTGCCCTTACTGGTTTTTGTCAGTCTCACCTATGAATTTCTTCGTTTCAGTTTGCTTTCAGATTGACTTGAATTACAGCTTCCTTATATGCTTGAGAAAGTGTTTAGAGATGGTGATGGGAATGACTTGGAAAATTGAGTGTTATGGCCTTTTACTGACTTAAAAGCTGTTATTGGCTTTCTCACTGATGGAACCACTGAGTATCAGGGCAGAATCATTTTATGTCAGTACCTAACCTAAGAGACCATGAGCTGAACCTTCTTTTTGTGAATAATTCAATTCAGTTCTACTATACGTCTATACTCATTTTTGGACAGTCAGGCAACCTGATATCATCTCTGTCTTCCAGGCCGCGGAACCCTGTCAGATGAGCATGCTGGGGTGATATCTGTTTTAGCCCAGCAAGCAGCTAAGCTAACCTCAGACCCCACTGATATTCCTGTGGTGTGTCTAGAATCAGATAATGGGTGAGTAGATGGCAGCAgatcccttcctttccttttcattcagAAAAATCAATCCCTGGGAAACTTGACTGGGGCTTGccctgtgttcatcagtgatttctCAAAGTACGTGGAGGAAGGTTCTACCCTTTGGACCACAGGAGCAGATGGATTGATCTCTAAAGCTAATGTGCTTTCACACCACAAAGACATTTAAATGAAGAGTAAGAGGAGTCATGAACTATCGATAAAAGAAGCAATAAATAACACAGAGGAAGactaaacaaagaacagaaacaatGTCTGTAGTAATAGAAATACCAAAGACATTCCAAGTGAGGGTCCTCAGAATAatagtaaatgaaaaaagcagaaccatgcacagggacttccctggtggtccagtggttgagaatccgccttccaatgcaggggatgcgggttcgatccctggtcaggaaactaagatcccacatgctgcggagcaactaagcctgcacgctgcaactactgagcccacgtgccacaaccagagagcccgtgtgccgcaatgaAGAACCTTCGTGCTGCCATGAAAGATCCCtctgtgctgcaactaagacctgacacagccaaaaataaataaaaattttaaataaataaataaactatgcaCATTATGATCACAGTTCTGTAAAGtgagaaaaaatgtatatatggtATACATgcatattaaaaaaggaaaatattaatagtgGTTGTCTTTGAGTGATAGGATTATAGAATTAATTtcgtttttatattttatacttttctgtatttcccaaATGTTTTATTGTATTTAGATATTGCTTTCATACATAGAAaagtaagtattatttttttagttgtgtCCTAAACCAAACAGCATCTTTAATCTTACGTCGACTCCCACTTGGAACACTTTACTGAATATCTTCCACTTTGCCTTTCAGGAACATTATGATCCAGAAACACGATGGCATCACAGTGGCAGTGCACAAAATGGCCTCTTGACATCTTGTATCAGTTCTCCAGCAGCTTGTCATGGGGACTCAATCGTACCTTATGTTAATTATCTTATAGAGCTATTAGAGTTCCAGTAATTAGGCCATTCATGTAATGTGCATTAGGcacttttctattaattttagaGTAAGCTGCTTTTTGACACTCTGACTTATCAAAATTGACTTATCAAAATACTAGTTAAGGGAAGTATGTTTTGAAGCAAGTTTAGGTCACTTTGTATACAGAATTTTGTTATGTTTAATAAAACTGGTTGGAGGAAAGCTTGGAtcttttctgaattctttaaactcttatcaaatgtttattttttcaattatcaAATTGTAATCTTTCTTAAAAAGGTAACTGCTCCAAACCATTCTGTTTCGGAAGCTCCTGAAATACATAGattctcacagaaacatccaTGGATATATAAAACAAGTCAAGCATATGCCTACCccataataaaaacataataatagatATCATaagtacttactatatgccaggaacaCATTCAGTTCTCGTTAACAACCCTATATGGGTTCTCAATAGCaaagaggtggaagcaactcaaatgtctgttgatgggtgaatgcataaacaaaatgtatatacataccatggaatattattcagtgttaaaaaaggaaagagattttgACACATGCTATAGCATGGAGGACtctatgctaagtaaaataagccagtcacaaaaagacaaatcctgtatgattccacctatatgaggtacctagagcagtcaaattcatagacatagtagaatggtggttgctagggtgaggggaaaaaatggggagctactgtttaatgggtacagagtttcagttttacaagatgaaaagagttctagagatggatggtggtgatggtggcaacAATAATATCAATGTATTTAATACctctaaactgtacacttaaaaatggttaacataaaaaaatggttaagattgtagattttatgtattttaccacaataaaacagttttaattaaaaaacatgaaCTAATAAAAACACCACCTGAACTAATAAAAAATTCAGCAGAATTACAAGATGAAGATCAACttacaaaaagtgaaaaagctTCTATAcctcaaaatagaaaataagaaaacatttgcaatagTGACAAAAACAATAATGCATTTAGGAATtaataaaggatgaaaaaaacCTGTATGGAGAAAAAGTTTAAACTCTTAAGGATTAAAAATTGAGCagaactaaataaatacaaaatattgaatacaaTGTAACAAAAGGATATCAAATCTGCAAAGAATTTTTCCTGAATTCAATGTGTTGTAATAAAGATGGCagtaggaatttttttttgtaaacttgACAAACTCTTCTAATATTACAGGGAAGCATAAAAGTTTCATACATAGTTGTCAAAAACAACCCTATATGGTAGGTACTCTAATTTGACCCATTTTGCATTTGTGTAACTAAGGCTAAGGAATTAGCAGAGTCACCATTTGGACCCAAGCCTCCAAGTCAGAGCCTTACTTTTAACAGCCAGACTACTACAGAAGTAGGTATGTTTGGCCAGAAGAAAATCTACCAGTTTGAAAGTATAGGACATTATCTTCTCTTCAGACTTTATCATTCTCAACAGAATGGTGCATAGAAGATACAAAAGACTTCATTTTGTTGAATTTGAATGCAGCTCGTATTGCTGTCTAGCAATTTAATATTTGACAGTATACAAAGAATATatatcatttattcaaaaatatcaaGCAACTACAAATATATAAAGTGCTAGTTTAAGCACAGTGATCTCTTATAATTTAAGGAATGGTGGGAACCCTCCCCAAATCTTAACTCATTTCTTCACAAAGAGTGAGGACAGGGAAAATAAAATCTCGGTAGTGCTCGTATTATACTCTAAGTCCCTAAGTGCCAAAAAGTTTCATGGACTGTATTTATCAGTGGGGTGAGGGTAATAGTGGTGACAGGAAAATCATGCTGCATCCTTGCTGAATAACTTTAGGGCCAAGAGTTAGAAAGTCAGAGGTTGAGGGaattattttagttaaaaatcGTATAAGCTTTATTAAGTCGATTGGGTACAGATGTCAAAATTTAACTAATATCCCAATGGTGGCTTAAGAACTCTTTGCTCTTGATATAAAGCCCCACATGATTAATAAGAACCATTTTTAATGAACTAAGTACCAACAGCAGGTCTGTTAATGTGCAGTTACTGTATATACACAGTCCTCACAACAAACTTGTAAATAATATTAGCCACATTTTACAGGTTtggaaacagattcagagaggGTAACTTGCCCAGAGTGTGCAGGCTTAAATAATGGCAAAGTTGAGATTCTAACAAAGTCTGCATTTCCCACTATACCTCAAAGCTTTCTGTATGAAAGACATGTTTCAAAGGGTTCAACTCTGACAGCATCTTTGCAGCTTTCCTAGCCTCTGGGAATGACTCATTGTTCTGCCACATTTCAAATCTGACCCAGCCCTCAGCATCAGAGCTCTCTAGCAATACAAAGCTAGCCTCACGTCATCCTGTGATCAGAATCATAGATAGCCCTGCTTTAAAAGAGCAACAAGTACCTACCAAAAACAAAGTCTTACAGATGTTtactaaaaaatgttttctagattACGTTAGTAACTACATATAACTCTCTGAAAAACACTCACCTTCCCTCTTTTGGGTTTTGTCTTCTGCTGAAGGTTTGTTTGATCCTTACCACCAGGCCCACGTAATTGCATAATCTTTTCCATTGTTAACTTAGAGGCCATCTTCCCAAACCACTAAGCTGTGCTTCTGCTAGCGCTTGAATCAAAAATATTATAGAGTTGGTTTTAAGAGCCTGAGAAGCCCCTTACCTTTTAAGAAACATGCATAATAAATATGTGCAGATTTTCCagataaaaccagaaaaacacaCATCAGCCTAAAATACACTCTGGTTTAAAACCTGGAACGTTGGTGCTGGGAAGATGAAAGGCAATTTCctgttgactttttttcttttttgatgtggagggtggagcagaggaaggaaatgggataagaaaactgaattgTCCCAGTAATGTTCTAGGAGACTCAGCCTTAACCATTtccaaaatgcaaaagaaaaaaaagtttcattaaaattaaatataagtatACACCTTTCATGGGAGGTGTTTGGAGTTAAGGTAACGTGTAtagaaaagtaattaaaagaGGGCTTGGAACTCCAAGGTACTAACCAGAATCTTCAGTCATTACACAGAAGGTACACAAATGTGCTGCAGATTGCCATTTATAGGCCAGGAAATGTATCACCCAACTCTGAGGCCCCACTCCCTGCCTTGAGCAtaatgttaaaagataaactgaggcatattaaaaatgatAAGAGCTTATCTGAGCAAAAATCGATGTGAAGCTGGTGCTGACAAACCAGAGGAGGTTAGGAGTGCTCTTCCATTCGGGAGATCAGGAAGAAGCTTTTgcagagaaaatgcagaagcaaagcaaggaaattattgaTTGGCTACAGcttaaagcctagttggctgtATGTGGCTGGTTGTCCTTAGGTTTTCATTTCATAACTTTGAGGCATTGAcaggcttaggttttggtttgcttatgtaGGCCACACAGCACTAGAGCCACCTTAGTCTAATGGCCTCCTGTTGCCTCAGCCAAGTGGCTTGTTAATTTCTCGCATTTGCTACACTACCAGAGGTGTTGATCCAGCTACAGCATGAGGTATTTGCTATGGCACAGACTCTTCCTTGTTTAGCCAACAAGTAATCTAAAGCAATTCTACTATCTCAAATTATCTTACCAAGAAAACCTAGGGACTTCTGTTCTGTAGGTATGGCCTTAGCAAGATCCAGCGATAGTTGCCAGAGAAGCATTGTCTTACCGTGcattaacagagagaaaaaagcaagtaGTGAAAAGGCAAAACGAATAAAGGTTTCAAATAGGAAATAAAGATCTTGATCCGTGATCTCGGGAGAGCTGTCCATCTCAAGATGCTATCTGCTTCTGGAGAGGAACCTCCATAAGCCAATTTTAATTTTAGGTCTCCAGTTGTACAGTTCCAAGAGTCTGGAGGAGCCCTTTTTAACTGGGAGATACGGACCCAAGGTTTAAGGCCCTGAAGTTTGACTGCTGACTTGGTACGGTCCCTTCTAAGGAGGTTCAAGGGTAGTCTTTGTTCTTAGTGATTTCAAATCAGAAGGGTAGGAGAAAACTGGAAATCTTAGTTTGGAGAGTAGCCAGATATTTGAGAAAACTAGAACAATTCAGGATCCAGTCCGGTTTACAGGTATATAACAAAAGCTCAAAGACAGTGAATAGGACTAGAATCTGATATCCACAAGATCGTATTATAATTTTCTACtacaacataatttttttttataatcaccCCCATTTCTATCAAAGATAATCACAGTAAGGCTAATTTGTTTGCAGAATAAGTCTAGTCTCATAAAACTTGGGCTGGTTATTTACAGAGGTGCAGTAGGAAGAGTAATTGACCATATAGGctctttttaaatctgttttgcTAGGACTTTTCATAAGGGATCTTAGATTGAACTTTTAAAGGCTCTCCAGATTAAGCAGTCAAGTCAAGGATTTGTCATTTCAGACTTCATCTGGAATACCTATAGATTTGggtgaattcctctcttctcaagGTCCCTAAGATATCCTGAGGTTCTCGGGCCTGCCAGGAAGTGACCTTCCTTACTCACCTGGTAAGGTTTCTTGGAACCCTATAAACAAGATGCCAGGCCAGTTTTTCTTAGGAGCTTTATTGCCTCCATAAAGTCAGCCTTAGTTCCTTAAAACTGTCCGGTCATATCTGATTTTATGCATattctcaaatatgacattctAGTCAAAGCCTTGGTAATATAACCAAGGCTTCCAATTGTGTCCTGTTATAAGAACATATTCTTATTGGGCTTATATAAATCActatattgccatgaaaataagaCTACACAACAAATTTccaaattctggagggatcaggtagggAAAAAAACGTTTCACTTTTgtttacaaaggtataatttaccaaacTGCCTTAAGACAGAAAGGTTTCcttaaatttggaaaacaaaacattaaggAATCAGCAGTGTTTCAAAGAAAAAGTTGTAAAAAacattataatcatcctcatcagttcatttAATCATATGTTATTAATTCTTGTTCAGGATGAACCCAGTTTTTTCATTAGCTCTGAAAATTCTTACCCAGTTCACTTTTATGCTCTTAAACTTATCAGAAATCTGTATTCTAGATCTTTCCATGAATCTCTAAAGACAAAGAAGCATTTCTgtgaaagcatcagagtaaaacaataactctctgcaaatgacaaaaaGACTTTTAATAAAGTCTTTCCATACCTTTCCTTACCCCCAGACACATTCTACTTTCCTTCCTACTTTTCACACAGTTGTTTCCTTTCACCCCTATATTTTAGtagttttaaattacatataacgATTAGAATTCGTAACCCTTAGAATCCTTACTTcctagtgaaaactaagaagcaAGCAACTGTGGACTGTTACACTAGCATTCTGTGGATTGGcacatttataaatacatttcataatttccAGAAGTATATTCTCCCTCACAGTAAATTTTTCCATATGGCATAAAACACGTTTACCAATAAACCCAAATATCTTTAGTTCCTCTGTAATAAGAAGCCAAAGTAGATAAAATGCCAAAAGTAGATAAATTTgtgttcagtaattaatgtttcagtattttatcttacttgGAAATGATCTAGTCAATGAATATCCATAATTTAACTCAGTAGAACTTTCACCTAGTTTCCAAATCGCCCCCCACAtacttttgtttttgtccttCTAATAAGAATCACCTCCCTGAAGTCCACATTTCAAAGAAATGGCTCTAAATACTCGAGATGCAGAACGCTTACATCTCAAAGCTCAAAGGCACAGAAAAAGGATGTAAGTTCCACCAAGAAGAACTCTTTTATTCCCTAAATCCAGATGTTTTATAATATCTGTAAGCCTTCTGAGCTTAATAGAGGAGGTTTTGAGATTGGTAAAAAGGACAGACTTTTCATTGTTTCTAGAGCTGCATTTCTGTTCCTGTCAAAACTCGATTTGTAAGACAAGTAGTTGTTCTTTATTCCTCAAAGAACTGGGTTGCCAACTGAGGCCCAGTGAACCCACCCATCCAACTATATTATCTTCAATTTGCTTCTTTATGTCAGGGAGATTTCCAACtaagatgaaaattaaaagattcCTATGTTCCAGATTTGGAGCTGTGCATCTTTTGAATGTTTTAGTAAATTCTTCCACAGTGGCctcagaatgtttttctttccctctgggtaCATAATTTCATTTCAGCTTCGTGGAGAAGCCCTTAAAAACAGTTCCTATcaggctctgaatatcagcttcCAAAGtaaccaacttttttttctttttttttttttgcattttggccACGCTACGCAGCAAGCGGG
The sequence above is drawn from the Tursiops truncatus isolate mTurTru1 chromosome 1, mTurTru1.mat.Y, whole genome shotgun sequence genome and encodes:
- the LAMTOR5 gene encoding ragulator complex protein LAMTOR5 isoform X1, which produces MEATLEQHLEDTMKNPSIVGVLCTDSQGLNLGCRGTLSDEHAGVISVLAQQAAKLTSDPTDIPVVCLESDNGNIMIQKHDGITVAVHKMAS
- the LAMTOR5 gene encoding ragulator complex protein LAMTOR5 isoform X2, producing the protein MKNPSIVGVLCTDSQGLNLGCRGTLSDEHAGVISVLAQQAAKLTSDPTDIPVVCLESDNGNIMIQKHDGITVAVHKMAS